In the genome of Raphanus sativus cultivar WK10039 chromosome 9, ASM80110v3, whole genome shotgun sequence, the window ACGGGAGACGTCAAGGAAATGCCGTCCCCGTGCTTCATAATAATAGACTCAGAATGACCAAGTTGTTTCTGAATGAGCACTACAAAAGTATATATcgttttttcttcaaaatagtGTTTGTTGTCTATTATGTTTTGAtataactttcaaaaaaaaaattgatacaaACTAAAACTCAACACATACCACGCATAAGTTTTTCCATGTATTGTTCTTTGAATCATATTCATCTTACAGTGAAATGCTCAAATACACATTTTGCAAGAGTAGAACATTTTCCATGACTTAGATACAACTATAAAAATGGTGTTACTATATTGACAAGAACGAAAACAACAAAATGCATTACAACATACTAAATCAGATTGTGCAATCTCAAATATAAAATCCTAGTTCTACTTGAAATGTTGTTTTACAGAGACATATATATAGAAGACAATactttatttcataaaatatcaaataaaagtaaaaacagAAATTGTTATTACACGAAAGCAGGTATAAAGAAACATAAGAAAGGTTAAATAACCTCACATGTTAAACAATGTTCTTTGCCAACTAAAGAAAAACAACTTCACAAGTGCTGGAGCATCTTGGTATTGCAAGGAGTTCCTGGAGAATGATATACTTTGCTTTTTTCATATTATGTTTCTCAAACCTTAGACACAATTTGTCCAGGACTCTTGAATTCTTCAGAAAGTATCTTACTAGCTCTATCTCTCCTTCATATCCCAAGATCGGACTTTTCAACTCAACAAACTTAAGTGATGATATCAAACAAGGAGGCACGGATGAAAACACCACCTTTGGCTCTCCATCAACCAAGTCCTGCGAGAGTAAGAAGCAAAATAAAGGAAAACAAGTTAAGTAGATGCAAATATGAAAtcttcacaaaaaaatattataatagaggTTAGAGCTATTCATCACCAAGATGAGAGATTTTAGCTTTGGGCAGCTCCTAAGAATCATTGGTAAAACATTCAGATCGAACACAGAAAAGCTAGCGCTCAACTGGGATAGGTAAGGAAATTGGAGCTGAGGTTCTATTTTCTTGATGACCTGATAGCAAATGTAAGAGAGCATTAATtaatgaaacagaaaaaaaaacttatagaGAGAATATTTATGTACTCAGATATTTGCAAATGTATATATACCTTAACAGTAATATAACTAATGGCTAGACATCTGGCCCTTGAAATACTGGCGAAGAAATTGCAAACCATGCTTTTCTTGGATGAACCATATCTATCTAAATCATAGCTCGTACCTAAGGAGATATCAATATCTACCTTGGCAGTGAAACCTATAttgatgattttaaaattgttcGTTAAGCAACACTTAATCATCAAAAACTGGAGTAGAGGAGCATCAATAACAACTCCACTTTGTAAAGGCTGATTTATATAGACTCTCTTCAGTGTCTGTGAGCACACTTTTAAAACGGTAGCCGGTTTTAAGACGGTTAAATCTTCCAAAACTGGAGAGCCTGAGATAAGTTTCACCAAAGTGGTCTCATTGAGATGTTTAACATATTCTAACTGCATGATCTTCAGACAAGGTAAGGAAACAACCTCAGGAGCATTAACCATGAATGCCCCATAGAGACGTAAGTGTACCAATGTCGCACATGTATACAAGTTCAAAGGTATCTGAACTGGATCCTTGAATGAGTATGCAAAATGAACATCGAGACGTTGAATATTATGAGTGATAGCAGCATCTATCCAAGGGGTGAGGTAAGAGGTGTCATCAACACCATGCGTGCGAATACTTAACCTGAGTTTGCGTATCCATGATACCTTGTGTTTATCGAAGAACATGTCGGTAAAACTTACAAAGGCATCGAAACTGGAGAATGAGTGAGAGTCTAAGTCCAAATCAGGAACACGTTCCCAAAGATTTATCCATCTTTTGGATAAAAGACTTGTTCTAACAACGTCACATGTAGAAAGATGAGTAAGGATGTGAGATATCAAATCATCAGGTAACTGGCTTATCCTATCTTCATGCGACCCGTTGTCACAAGTTTTGGGTTTCCTCTTCTTTCTACCCACCATTTTTTTCTCCTCAAATTAAAACACAACTATATAATCTGCATCAGAAAATGTAAGACTTGAAGTTTATGGAAATGACTATTGGT includes:
- the LOC108826415 gene encoding F-box/FBD/LRR-repeat protein At1g51370, which gives rise to MVGRKKRKPKTCDNGSHEDRISQLPDDLISHILTHLSTCDVVRTSLLSKRWINLWERVPDLDLDSHSFSSFDAFVSFTDMFFDKHKVSWIRKLRLSIRTHGVDDTSYLTPWIDAAITHNIQRLDVHFAYSFKDPVQIPLNLYTCATLVHLRLYGAFMVNAPEVVSLPCLKIMQLEYVKHLNETTLVKLISGSPVLEDLTVLKPATVLKVCSQTLKRVYINQPLQSGVVIDAPLLQFLMIKCCLTNNFKIINIGFTAKVDIDISLGTSYDLDRYGSSKKSMVCNFFASISRARCLAISYITVKVIKKIEPQLQFPYLSQLSASFSVFDLNVLPMILRSCPKLKSLILDLVDGEPKVVFSSVPPCLISSLKFVELKSPILGYEGEIELVRYFLKNSRVLDKLCLRFEKHNMKKAKYIILQELLAIPRCSSTCEVVFL